The proteins below are encoded in one region of Cyclopterus lumpus isolate fCycLum1 chromosome 8, fCycLum1.pri, whole genome shotgun sequence:
- the gcdhb gene encoding glutaryl-CoA dehydrogenase b, whose translation MAWRSAVRRLLVNPHRCAFLSASRAQGTAAAASRDAEKVEAKSKTPKVQFNWRDGLDLESLLTEEEVMIRDSFRTYCQEKLMPRIVMANRNEVFHREIVSEMGEMGVLGPTIKGYGCAGTSYVAYGLIAREVESVDSGYRSVMSVQSSLVMHPINAYGTEEQKQKYLPKLARGEILGCFGLTEPNHGSDPSGMETRAKYNPSSRTYSLTGSKTWITNSPVADIAIVWAKCDDGKIRGFILERGMKGLTTPKIEGKFSLRASATGMIVMDEVEVPEENLLPNVSGLAGPFGCLNNARYGIAWGALGAAEFCFHAARQYTLDRIQFGVPLARNQLMQKKMADMLTEITIGLQACLQLGRLIDAKRAAPDMISMLKRNSCGKALDIARQARDMLGGNGISDEYHIIRHVMNLEAVNTYEGTHDIHALILGRAITGLQSFTVGK comes from the exons atggCATGGAGAAGCGCCGTGCGTCGTCTCTTGGTGAACCCTCACAGGTGTGCCTTCCTCTCCGCCTCCAGAGCACAGGGGACCGCGGCGGCCGCCAGCCGGG ATGCTGAGAAGGTCGAGGCGAAGTCTAAAACAC CAAAGGTCCAGTTCAACTGGCGCGACGGCCTGGACCTGGAGAGCCTtctgacggaggaggaggtcatGATCAGGGACTCCTTCCGGACCTACTGCCAAGAGAAGCTCATGCCTCGCATTGTTATGGCAAACAGAAATGAAG TGTTCCACCGAGAAATTGTGTCAGAGATGGGCGAGATGGGGGTCCTGGGCCCAACCATTAAAG GTTATGGCTGTGCCGGCACAAGCTACGTGGCCTACGGTCTGATCGCCAGAGAGGTGGAGAGCGTGGACAGCGGCTATCGCTCCGTCATGAGCGTGCAGTCATCGCTCGTCATGCACCCCATTAACGCCTACGGCACAGAGGAGCAGAAACAGAAGTACCTCCCCAAGCTAG CTCGGGGTGAGATTCTGGGTTGCTTTGGCTTGACGGAGCCAAACCACGGCAGTGACCCGAGCGGCATGGAAACCAGAGCCAAATACAATCCATCCAGTCGCACCTACTCCCTCACTGGCTCCAAGACCTG GATCACCAACTCCCCAGTGGCAGACATTGCCATCGTCTGGGCCAAATGCGACGACGGGAAGATCCGCGGCTTCATCCTGGAGCGCGGCATGAAGGGCCTGACGACGCCGAAGATTGAAGGGAAGTTCTCCCTGAGAGCCTCCGCCACCGGTATGATCGTCATGGATGAGGTGGAGGTCCCCGAGGAGAACCTGCTGCCTAACGTCTCCGGCCTCGCG GGTCCTTTCGGCTGCTTGAACAACGCTCGCTACGGTATCGCCTGGGGCGCTCTGGGCGCCGCCGAGTTCTGTTTCCATGCAGCTCGGCAGTACACACTCGACAG AATCCAGTTTGGCGTGCCGCTGGCAAGGAACCAGCTGATGCAGAAGAAAATGGCCGACATGCTGACGGAGATCACCATCGGCCTGCAGGCTTGTCTGCAGCTGGGAAGACTAATCGATGCCAAAAG AGCGGCCCCGGACATGATCTCCATGCTGAAGAGGAACAGCTGCGGCAAAGCCCTCGACATCGCCAGGCAGGCCAGAGACATGCTGGGAGGAAACGGCATCTCCGACGAGTACCACATCATCCGCCACGTCATGAACCTGGAGGCTGTCAACACATacgaag GTACCCATGACATCCACGCCCTGATCCTGGGCAGAGCCATCACAGGTCTGCAGTCCTTCACTGTGGGCAAATAG
- the farsa gene encoding phenylalanine--tRNA ligase alpha subunit isoform X1 — MADTGVLETLLRRIEKVDDGVDSLEVATSLGVDHQVLVGAVKSLQALGDLISAELRSSKHWELLGEGTEIAEQGSHEARVFGSIPPEGLGQSELMKLSFGKIGFSKAMSNKWIRVDKAHEGGPRIFRTVEDIEDQVREKLLLVQRGNSSKLEEKEKNELKKRKLLSEVTVKSYWITKGSSFSTTITKLETELTPEMIANGSWKEKKFKPYNFEAMGVAPDCGHMHPLMKVRTQFRQIFLEMGFTEMPTNNFIESSFWNFDSLFQPQQHPARDQHDTFFLSDPALAHGFPPDYLERVKKVHSEGGYGSQGYKYDWKVEEAQKNILRTHTTAVSARMLYKLAQQEKFTPVKYFSIDRVFRNETLDATHLAEFHQIEGVVADYGLTLGDLMGILHEFFTKLGITKLRFKPAYNPYTEPSMEVFSYHEGLKKWVELGNSGVFRPEMLLPMGLPEDVSVIAWGLSLERPTMIKYGINNIRELVGHKVNLQMVYDSPVCRLDS, encoded by the exons ATGGCGGACACCGGTGTGTTAGAGACGCTCTTACGGCGGATTGAGAAGGTGGACGACGGCGTGGACAGCCTCGAAGTGGCCACCAGCCTCGGGGTGGACCACCAGGTCCTCGTCGGGGCCGTGAAGAGTCTGCAGGCCCTCGGTGAC ttGATCTCGGCTGAGCTGCGCTCCTCCAAGCACTGGGAGCTGTTGGGTGAGGGCACGGAGATAGCCGAGCAGGGTAGCCACGAAGCCCGGGTCTTCGGCTCCATCCCGCCGGAGGGTCTGGGGCAGAGCGAGCTCATG AAACTGTCCTTCGGGAAGATCGGCTTCAGCAAGGCCATGTCCAACAAGTGGATCCGAGTGGACAAGGCTCACGAGGGCGGCCCGAGGATATTCAGGACG GTGGAGGACATAGAGGACCAGGTCAGAGAAAAGCTGCTTCTGGTTCAGAGAGGGAACTCCTCTAAgctggaagagaaagagaagaacgAGCTGAAGAAGAGAAAACTGCTCTCTGAGGT gACGGTGAAGTCCTACTGGATCACAAAAGGCAGCTCCTTCAGCACCACCATCACCAAACTGGAGACGGAGCTCACTCCCGAGATGATTGCCAA TGGCAGCTGGAAGGAGAAGAAATTCAAGCCCTACAACTTCGAGGCCATGGGCGTGGCCCCCGACTGTGGCCACATGCACCCGCTGATGAAGGTGCGAACGCAGTTCAGGCAGATCTTCCTGGAGATGGG CTTCACGGAGATGCCGACCAACAACTTCATCGAGAGCTCTTTTTGGAACTTCGACTCCCTGTTCCAGCCCCAGCAGCACCCGGCCAGAGACCAGCACGACACCTTCTTCCTGTCCG ACCCAGCGCTCGCCCACGGCTTCCCTCCGGACTACCTGGAGAGAGTGAAGAAGGTCCACTCAGAGGGAGGCTACGGCTCGCAAGG GTACAAGTACGACTGGAAGGTCGAGGAGGCTCAGAAGAACATCCTCCGCACTCACACCACGGCAGTCAGCGCGCGCATGCTGTACAAACTGGCGCAGCAG GAGAAGTTCACCCCCGTCAAGTATTTCTCCATCGACCGCGTGTTCAGGAACGAGACCCTGGATGCCACCCATCTGGCCGAGTTCCACCAGATCGAGGGCGTGGTGGCCGACTACGGGCTCACGCTGGGGGACCTCATGGGCATCCTGCACGAGTTCTTCACCAAACTag GGATTACCAAGCTCCGCTTCAAGCCGGCCTACAACCCGTACACGGAGCCCAGCATGGAAGTGTTCAGCTACCATGAAG GACTAAAGAAGTGGGTGGAGCTGGGGAACTCCGGGGTCTTCAGACCGGAGATGCTGCTGCCCATGGGTCTTCCTGAGGACGTGTCCGTCATCGCCTGGGGGCTGTCTCTggagag GCCCACCATGATTAAATACGGCATCAACAACATCAGGGAGCTGGTGGGACACAAGGTGAACCTGCAGATGGTCTACGACAGCCCCGTATGTCGACTGGACTCCTGA
- the farsa gene encoding phenylalanine--tRNA ligase alpha subunit isoform X2, with the protein MADTGVLETLLRRIEKVDDGVDSLEVATSLGVDHQVLVGAVKSLQALGDLISAELRSSKHWELLGEGTEIAEQGSHEARVFGSIPPEGLGQSELMKLSFGKIGFSKAMSNKWIRVDKAHEGGPRIFRTVEDIEDQVREKLLLVQRGNSSKLEEKEKNELKKRKLLSEVTVKSYWITKGSSFSTTITKLETELTPEMIANGSWKEKKFKPYNFEAMGVAPDCGHMHPLMKVRTQFRQIFLEMGFTEMPTNNFIESSFWNFDSLFQPQQHPARDQHDTFFLSDPALAHGFPPDYLERVKKVHSEGGYGSQGYKYDWKVEEAQKNILRTHTTAVSARMLYKLAQQERDPGCHPSGRVPPDRGRGGRLRAHAGGPHGHPARVLHQTRDYQAPLQAGLQPVHGAQHGSVQLP; encoded by the exons ATGGCGGACACCGGTGTGTTAGAGACGCTCTTACGGCGGATTGAGAAGGTGGACGACGGCGTGGACAGCCTCGAAGTGGCCACCAGCCTCGGGGTGGACCACCAGGTCCTCGTCGGGGCCGTGAAGAGTCTGCAGGCCCTCGGTGAC ttGATCTCGGCTGAGCTGCGCTCCTCCAAGCACTGGGAGCTGTTGGGTGAGGGCACGGAGATAGCCGAGCAGGGTAGCCACGAAGCCCGGGTCTTCGGCTCCATCCCGCCGGAGGGTCTGGGGCAGAGCGAGCTCATG AAACTGTCCTTCGGGAAGATCGGCTTCAGCAAGGCCATGTCCAACAAGTGGATCCGAGTGGACAAGGCTCACGAGGGCGGCCCGAGGATATTCAGGACG GTGGAGGACATAGAGGACCAGGTCAGAGAAAAGCTGCTTCTGGTTCAGAGAGGGAACTCCTCTAAgctggaagagaaagagaagaacgAGCTGAAGAAGAGAAAACTGCTCTCTGAGGT gACGGTGAAGTCCTACTGGATCACAAAAGGCAGCTCCTTCAGCACCACCATCACCAAACTGGAGACGGAGCTCACTCCCGAGATGATTGCCAA TGGCAGCTGGAAGGAGAAGAAATTCAAGCCCTACAACTTCGAGGCCATGGGCGTGGCCCCCGACTGTGGCCACATGCACCCGCTGATGAAGGTGCGAACGCAGTTCAGGCAGATCTTCCTGGAGATGGG CTTCACGGAGATGCCGACCAACAACTTCATCGAGAGCTCTTTTTGGAACTTCGACTCCCTGTTCCAGCCCCAGCAGCACCCGGCCAGAGACCAGCACGACACCTTCTTCCTGTCCG ACCCAGCGCTCGCCCACGGCTTCCCTCCGGACTACCTGGAGAGAGTGAAGAAGGTCCACTCAGAGGGAGGCTACGGCTCGCAAGG GTACAAGTACGACTGGAAGGTCGAGGAGGCTCAGAAGAACATCCTCCGCACTCACACCACGGCAGTCAGCGCGCGCATGCTGTACAAACTGGCGCAGCAG GAACGAGACCCTGGATGCCACCCATCTGGCCGAGTTCCACCAGATCGAGGGCGTGGTGGCCGACTACGGGCTCACGCTGGGGGACCTCATGGGCATCCTGCACGAGTTCTTCACCAAACTag GGATTACCAAGCTCCGCTTCAAGCCGGCCTACAACCCGTACACGGAGCCCAGCATGGAAGTGTTCAGCTACCATGA